A window of the Scleropages formosus chromosome 5, fSclFor1.1, whole genome shotgun sequence genome harbors these coding sequences:
- the caap1 gene encoding caspase activity and apoptosis inhibitor 1 isoform X1 yields the protein MAGKKSGKEKKRRHSRADAGRGGAEGERKRRNTESSLEPDSKEDGENRAVDEPSDIEEGGLDLNVPFKPISAYMSDRQEMLEQCFRVLGENKLRKMLPDELKDCTFTEIKKLCWEQLEQLAQSQLLQILEGEEVNVFSDAEEEGHKRRTETDSHVCVCVCCRQDNNVDSTSSLKENMEMEDLKQVGGGSGEESDVLSINADTYDSDIEGPKEEPVHRSVPAAPEPDAPKPLDPKKELQKDIEKSVSEILALGASPNQEQTDVLVPPLSLAAVSPSAPLSGPPPTSALPSAQQLELLELEMRARAIKALMKANEVKKQVCN from the exons ATGGCGGGAAAGAAATCGGGcaaagagaagaagaggagacacTCCCGTGCAGATGCCGGGCGAGGAGGAGCGGaaggggagaggaagaggaggaacacCGAGTCGAGCCTGGAG CCGGACTCCAAGGAGGACGGTGAAAATCGGGCGGTAGATGAACCAAGCGACATCGAAGAGGGCGGCCTGGACCTGAATGTGCCTTTCAAGCCCATCAGCGCCTACATGTCAGACAGGCAGGAGATGCTGGAGCAGTGCTTTCGTGTTCTCGGCGAGAACAAGCTGAGGAAAATGCTGCCGGACGAGCTGAAG GACTGCACTTTCACTGAGATCAAGAAactgtgctgggaacaactggaGCAGCTTGCGCAAAGTCAGCTCCTTCAGATCCTGGAAG GGGAAgaagtaaatgttttttcagaTGCTGAAGAGGAGGGACACAAAAGGAGAACAGAGACTGACAGCCA tgtgtgtgtgtgtgtgtgctgtaggCAGGACAACAATGTGGATTCCACGTCATCGCTCAAAGAGAATATGGAAATGGAGGATCTCAAACAAG TCGGTGGCGGGTCTGGGGAGGAGAGCGATGTTCTCAGCATCAATGCCGACACTTACGATAGTGACATCGAGGGGCCCAAGGAAGAGCCCGTCCACAGGAGTGTCCCGGCAGCTCCAGAGCCTGACGCCCCCAAGCCCCTCGACCCCaagaaggagctgcagaaggaCATTGAGAAGAGCGTGAGCGAGATCCTGGCCCTGGGAGCCTCGCCCAACCAAGAACAAACGGATGTCCTGGTTCCACCCCTCAGCCTGGCCGCTGTCAGTCCATCTGCCCCCCTGAGTGGTCCTCCCCCTACTTCTGCCCTACCCTCAGCCCAGCAGCTGGAACTCCTAGAGCTGGAGATGAGAGCTCGTGCTATCAAAGCCCTGATGAAGGCCAACGAAGTGAAGAAGCAGGTCTGTAACTGA
- the caap1 gene encoding caspase activity and apoptosis inhibitor 1 isoform X4 translates to MAGKKSGKEKKRRHSRADAGRGGAEGERKRRNTESSLEPDSKEDGENRAVDEPSDIEEGGLDLNVPFKPISAYMSDRQEMLEQCFRVLGENKLRKMLPDELKDCTFTEIKKLCWEQLEQLAQSQLLQILEDAEEEGHKRRTETDSQQDNNVDSTSSLKENMEMEDLKQVGGGSGEESDVLSINADTYDSDIEGPKEEPVHRSVPAAPEPDAPKPLDPKKELQKDIEKSVSEILALGASPNQEQTDVLVPPLSLAAVSPSAPLSGPPPTSALPSAQQLELLELEMRARAIKALMKANEVKKQVCN, encoded by the exons ATGGCGGGAAAGAAATCGGGcaaagagaagaagaggagacacTCCCGTGCAGATGCCGGGCGAGGAGGAGCGGaaggggagaggaagaggaggaacacCGAGTCGAGCCTGGAG CCGGACTCCAAGGAGGACGGTGAAAATCGGGCGGTAGATGAACCAAGCGACATCGAAGAGGGCGGCCTGGACCTGAATGTGCCTTTCAAGCCCATCAGCGCCTACATGTCAGACAGGCAGGAGATGCTGGAGCAGTGCTTTCGTGTTCTCGGCGAGAACAAGCTGAGGAAAATGCTGCCGGACGAGCTGAAG GACTGCACTTTCACTGAGATCAAGAAactgtgctgggaacaactggaGCAGCTTGCGCAAAGTCAGCTCCTTCAGATCCTGGAAG aTGCTGAAGAGGAGGGACACAAAAGGAGAACAGAGACTGACAGCCA gCAGGACAACAATGTGGATTCCACGTCATCGCTCAAAGAGAATATGGAAATGGAGGATCTCAAACAAG TCGGTGGCGGGTCTGGGGAGGAGAGCGATGTTCTCAGCATCAATGCCGACACTTACGATAGTGACATCGAGGGGCCCAAGGAAGAGCCCGTCCACAGGAGTGTCCCGGCAGCTCCAGAGCCTGACGCCCCCAAGCCCCTCGACCCCaagaaggagctgcagaaggaCATTGAGAAGAGCGTGAGCGAGATCCTGGCCCTGGGAGCCTCGCCCAACCAAGAACAAACGGATGTCCTGGTTCCACCCCTCAGCCTGGCCGCTGTCAGTCCATCTGCCCCCCTGAGTGGTCCTCCCCCTACTTCTGCCCTACCCTCAGCCCAGCAGCTGGAACTCCTAGAGCTGGAGATGAGAGCTCGTGCTATCAAAGCCCTGATGAAGGCCAACGAAGTGAAGAAGCAGGTCTGTAACTGA
- the caap1 gene encoding caspase activity and apoptosis inhibitor 1 isoform X3 — MAGKKSGKEKKRRHSRADAGRGGAEGERKRRNTESSLEPDSKEDGENRAVDEPSDIEEGGLDLNVPFKPISAYMSDRQEMLEQCFRVLGENKLRKMLPDELKDCTFTEIKKLCWEQLEQLAQSQLLQILEDAEEEGHKRRTETDSHVCVCVCCRQDNNVDSTSSLKENMEMEDLKQVGGGSGEESDVLSINADTYDSDIEGPKEEPVHRSVPAAPEPDAPKPLDPKKELQKDIEKSVSEILALGASPNQEQTDVLVPPLSLAAVSPSAPLSGPPPTSALPSAQQLELLELEMRARAIKALMKANEVKKQVCN; from the exons ATGGCGGGAAAGAAATCGGGcaaagagaagaagaggagacacTCCCGTGCAGATGCCGGGCGAGGAGGAGCGGaaggggagaggaagaggaggaacacCGAGTCGAGCCTGGAG CCGGACTCCAAGGAGGACGGTGAAAATCGGGCGGTAGATGAACCAAGCGACATCGAAGAGGGCGGCCTGGACCTGAATGTGCCTTTCAAGCCCATCAGCGCCTACATGTCAGACAGGCAGGAGATGCTGGAGCAGTGCTTTCGTGTTCTCGGCGAGAACAAGCTGAGGAAAATGCTGCCGGACGAGCTGAAG GACTGCACTTTCACTGAGATCAAGAAactgtgctgggaacaactggaGCAGCTTGCGCAAAGTCAGCTCCTTCAGATCCTGGAAG aTGCTGAAGAGGAGGGACACAAAAGGAGAACAGAGACTGACAGCCA tgtgtgtgtgtgtgtgtgctgtaggCAGGACAACAATGTGGATTCCACGTCATCGCTCAAAGAGAATATGGAAATGGAGGATCTCAAACAAG TCGGTGGCGGGTCTGGGGAGGAGAGCGATGTTCTCAGCATCAATGCCGACACTTACGATAGTGACATCGAGGGGCCCAAGGAAGAGCCCGTCCACAGGAGTGTCCCGGCAGCTCCAGAGCCTGACGCCCCCAAGCCCCTCGACCCCaagaaggagctgcagaaggaCATTGAGAAGAGCGTGAGCGAGATCCTGGCCCTGGGAGCCTCGCCCAACCAAGAACAAACGGATGTCCTGGTTCCACCCCTCAGCCTGGCCGCTGTCAGTCCATCTGCCCCCCTGAGTGGTCCTCCCCCTACTTCTGCCCTACCCTCAGCCCAGCAGCTGGAACTCCTAGAGCTGGAGATGAGAGCTCGTGCTATCAAAGCCCTGATGAAGGCCAACGAAGTGAAGAAGCAGGTCTGTAACTGA
- the caap1 gene encoding caspase activity and apoptosis inhibitor 1 isoform X2, whose translation MAGKKSGKEKKRRHSRADAGRGGAEGERKRRNTESSLEPDSKEDGENRAVDEPSDIEEGGLDLNVPFKPISAYMSDRQEMLEQCFRVLGENKLRKMLPDELKDCTFTEIKKLCWEQLEQLAQSQLLQILEGEEVNVFSDAEEEGHKRRTETDSQQDNNVDSTSSLKENMEMEDLKQVGGGSGEESDVLSINADTYDSDIEGPKEEPVHRSVPAAPEPDAPKPLDPKKELQKDIEKSVSEILALGASPNQEQTDVLVPPLSLAAVSPSAPLSGPPPTSALPSAQQLELLELEMRARAIKALMKANEVKKQVCN comes from the exons ATGGCGGGAAAGAAATCGGGcaaagagaagaagaggagacacTCCCGTGCAGATGCCGGGCGAGGAGGAGCGGaaggggagaggaagaggaggaacacCGAGTCGAGCCTGGAG CCGGACTCCAAGGAGGACGGTGAAAATCGGGCGGTAGATGAACCAAGCGACATCGAAGAGGGCGGCCTGGACCTGAATGTGCCTTTCAAGCCCATCAGCGCCTACATGTCAGACAGGCAGGAGATGCTGGAGCAGTGCTTTCGTGTTCTCGGCGAGAACAAGCTGAGGAAAATGCTGCCGGACGAGCTGAAG GACTGCACTTTCACTGAGATCAAGAAactgtgctgggaacaactggaGCAGCTTGCGCAAAGTCAGCTCCTTCAGATCCTGGAAG GGGAAgaagtaaatgttttttcagaTGCTGAAGAGGAGGGACACAAAAGGAGAACAGAGACTGACAGCCA gCAGGACAACAATGTGGATTCCACGTCATCGCTCAAAGAGAATATGGAAATGGAGGATCTCAAACAAG TCGGTGGCGGGTCTGGGGAGGAGAGCGATGTTCTCAGCATCAATGCCGACACTTACGATAGTGACATCGAGGGGCCCAAGGAAGAGCCCGTCCACAGGAGTGTCCCGGCAGCTCCAGAGCCTGACGCCCCCAAGCCCCTCGACCCCaagaaggagctgcagaaggaCATTGAGAAGAGCGTGAGCGAGATCCTGGCCCTGGGAGCCTCGCCCAACCAAGAACAAACGGATGTCCTGGTTCCACCCCTCAGCCTGGCCGCTGTCAGTCCATCTGCCCCCCTGAGTGGTCCTCCCCCTACTTCTGCCCTACCCTCAGCCCAGCAGCTGGAACTCCTAGAGCTGGAGATGAGAGCTCGTGCTATCAAAGCCCTGATGAAGGCCAACGAAGTGAAGAAGCAGGTCTGTAACTGA